The following nucleotide sequence is from Barnesiella viscericola DSM 18177.
ATATGCAACTGGGAAAATATGAGACCGAAGACCAGGTAGCCGGTGCCGAATACATGAGCACCCTACCCTACGTCGACGGGAATCGCATAGGCATCTACGGGTGGAGTTACGGAGGTTACGAAACCCTCATGGCCATGTCGACCGGCAACGGCATCTACCGGGCCGGAGTAGCCATAGCCCCAGTGACCGACTGGCGCTACTACGACACGATTTACAGCGAACGATTCATGCGCACGCCACAGGAAAACGGCGACGGCTATCGTCAGTCGGCCCCCATCACCCATGCGGCCAACCTGAAAGGGAGCCTGCTCATCGTATCGGGGACGGCCGACGACAATGTACACTATCTCAACACGTTGCAATATTCAGCGGCTCTGGTTGAGGCCGGTATCCAGTTCGATTCACAAATCTATACCAACAAGGATCATCACATACGCGGCTGCAACACTCGCCATCACCTCTACACCCGGGTGTGCAATTTCTTTTCCGACAAGCTGAAATAAAACGAACAAAAGCCCCTTCATGGCACAGAAAAGAAAATACAACATGCGCTGGAGCGACATCTACTCGTTGGGGTTGTTGCCGGCTATCCTCATGTGGGGGCTATCCCCTTTCCTCGATGAAAAGGCAATTTTAATTGCCTCCATTATCTTGGGGGGCGGGTGGATTGTTTTTTCATATTTCTACATCTACCTATTCAAGCGGTGTGGCATCATCGGGTGGATTACCGGCTGGGCCATGCTGCTGAGTGGGCTGATACGGAGCATTTTATATCAAACAGGCATGATGCAGAGCCCTCTCATTCTTTTCGAGGCTCCCTGCATAGCCCTACTCTCCTATCTGTTTGAAAAACACGATATCAGACCCCATTCCTGCTACGAGTACAAGATGCGACGAGGCATCATGCAAGAGCAATATATCCTGGGCGATTTCAGCCAATACGAGGCCCATTATATCGTGCGGCTCGTCTTAACGGGAGCCCTGCTCTCCGCAGGATTGTCGTGGGGACTATTCCTCTACGGCATCGACATAGAGAGCCGGGCCGGGACCTACTTCTACTTCTATTTCCCGGCGGGACTGGGTTTAGCCATTATCCTATTCGAGTCTATTCGCCGCCTGCTCATTCAGCATCTCATCGAAAAGTATGAGAAGAAAAGTAAATACCACAGCACTCAATCAGACAAAGAGCTGGATTTCATGGAGTTTTTCTTCACCGAGATTCGCATTATGGTCATCGGCGACGAGAAAATCTTTCTTACCGAAAACAATGGGGACAGGAATAAATTCAACTACTACGCCGGGTTAGACCTGCCCATACACCATCGCACCACCTATTGTACCACCTTGGGAGAGGAATCTCAAAAAGCCCGGCAAATCGTAAGGGACGAATTGGGAATCGAGAATCCCGACCTGCGGCATGTCTGCACCACGATAGCCCAAAAGCCCTGGCAACAAATCGGGCACTATATCCTGTTCCTGCCTCACGACAGTCTGTCAAAACTCAACCGTTACCCGGGACGCTGGTACACGGTCAACGAAATTGCCCATCTGTTCCACAGCGACAAGCTACACCCCCTCTTCAAAGAACTTTATGCCCGCCTCTACACCATTGTCGATACGGCCCGGACCTACCACAGCAACGGGAAAAGGCGATATGCGATACGGGGCTACAAACCGGCTTTTTCGCTGCATCGTATCGATCAAATGAATATTGTCTTTGACGACCCGATATGGCTTTACGTGAGCCGCCACAACGAAGACCATCTGCTCTATCGGATAGACACCTGGATACGAAAACTCTTCTCCCAAAAAGATTCTTCAAACAACCGTGATGCTTGACCTGATTACCATACTGGGCCCCACAGCCTCGGGGAAAACGACTCTGGCCGTGGCCTTGGCCGCCCACCTCGACACCGAAATCATCAGTGCCGACTCCCGGCAGATATACCGCTCGATGGATATAGGCACGGGGAAGGACCTGGCCGAATACACCTATGAAGGGAAACAAATTCCCTATCACCTCATCGACATCTGTCCCCCGGGATACAAATACAATCTCTTCGAGTATATCCGGGACTACCACCAAGCCTACGACGATATTGTGGCTCGCGGCAAGACTCCTATCCTGTGCGGCGGTACGGGACTCTATATCGAGGCGGTGCTCAAAGGCTATGCCCTGCCCCCCGTACCGGAGAACCCGGAGTTACGCCAAAGCCTGGCCGACAAAACGTTGCCCGAACTCGAAGCGATACTCCAATCGTACAAAACGCTGCACAACCAAACCGATACCGATACTTGTAAACGGGCTATCCGGGCTATCGAAATTGCCGAGTACTACTCCCGGCAGAAACCCGAGATGCTGGAACCGCACCCCGTGAAGAATGCCCTCGTCGTGGGGGTGAACATCGACCGGGAAAGCCGTCGGGCCCGCATCACCCAGCGGCTGCACGACCGGCTCGACCAAGGCATGGTGGCCGAGGTACAAGGGCTGCTCGACCAGGGTATCGACCCCGAATCGCTCATCTACTACGGGCTGGAATACAAATACATTACCGAATACCTCATCGGACGCACCACCTACGACCAGATGGTATCGCTCCTCGAAATCGCCATACACCAGTTTGCCAAGCGGCAGATGACCTGGTTCAGAGGCATGGAACGCCGGGGATTCTCCATATTCTGGCTCGATGCCTTCCTGCCACTCGACGAAAAACTGGCCCGTATCGACGAGGAAATAGCTCGGCGGGAATCCACACAGGCATAGCAAGGGAAACGACGACTTATCACCCCGATTCATAAAAAGAAGAGGAGCGCATGTGTGATGCGCTCCCCTTTATATTTTGACTATGCCGGGATAATCAGAAGTCGAACTTATACCCAAGCGACAGCATGAACATGGTGTTTTTCCCATCGCCCTCTTCATAAATGTTGGTCAAGCCAAAATTGTAACGGGCATCGATGGTCATGCCGAAATCAAATTCATATCCCAATCCCAGGGCAATGGCAAAATCGAACGTACGAGCCTTGGTGTCATAGCCATACTGTTCAAGATCCTTGGACGAAATCTCCTCGTCATTCACTTTCAACTTATACTCGTCATCGACACAGAACCCAAATTGCGGACCTACCTGCACATTCAGGCCCTTCCACGGATAGACTTTCAACAGCACCGGGATATCGATATAGTGCGATGTGTAGTTCGATTTCAACGTCTGCGAAAGAATAGTCACATCATCAAAAGCAGCTCCCTGCATCGAATAAAGGAACTCGGGTTGAATGGCAAACAAGCGGTTGATGCGATAGTTCCCGAAGATACCCACATTTACACCGGCTCGGTATTTGGTACCGTCGCCCGTCACAGAACTCACGTTAAGTCCCACTTTGGGACCCATCGACAACTGAGCAAAAGCTCCGCTCACACACACGACAGCAGCAACCATCGTCAGCAAAATCTTTTTCATAATCTCCAACTTTTTATACCCGGTTCTCCAAAGGGTGTTTTTCATTTTTCCAGTCTGCGCGGAGAACCACGAACTGTTCTTTCAATAAAGCACAGCCGCTCGCATACAGATTAAAAACAAATGTAGGCATTAAAAAATCGAATTCCTACTATAAACAGATTTATTTTTTTACTTTCTTTTACACAAGCCACCCTGTCCCATCGATTGTATAAAGCTGCCATAAAAAAGCAGCCGCCCCCTCCTTTCTTTGCACCAAACTTAAAAACCAGAGAGACTATGGCAAATGATTCGTACAAGGCCCGGTCAACGGGACCGAAAGGCTTGTCTAAAAAGGGGAAGGAAATCGAGCGGTCGCACTACCCCGTACTTTTACAGGCTCAAAAGGCGTGGGAGGAGATTGACCCCTTCCGCCACAAGCGGAAACGGAACCGCAACTACACCTATGGCAAACAGTGGAACGACCTGATAAAACTACCCGACGGCCGGGTCATGAGCGAGGAGGAGTATATTCGGCAACAGGGAAAGGTGCCATTGAAAAACAACCTCATCAGGCAAATGGTCAAGTCCGTACTGGGACAATTCCGCAACAACCAGACCCAACCCGTGTGCGTGGCCCGCGACCGCGAGGAGCAGAACTTGGGCGAACTGATGAGCGCCGCCGTGCAGTATGCCTACCAGCACAACCGTCTGCAAGAGCTCGACAGCCGCACGATGGAGGAGTTTCTCATCTCGGGCATCTGCTTCCAGAAGATAGGCTACGGATTCCGCCGGGGCAAGAGCGACGTATGGGTCGACGAGGTAAATCCCAACCGCATCTTCTTCAATGCCATGGAGGATAGCCGGCACTGGGATTGCACCCTCATCGGCGAGCTGCACGACATGCCCATTGCCGAGGTCATATCGCGATTCTCGTTCGGTTCTCGCGAGCGTGCCGTACAGTTGCGTCAAATCTATACCGAGGCCGACAACGATACCGTGCGCCACAACTTCGAGAACCTCACCACCCGGGCCATCGACCGACTCGACTTCTACATGCCCTCTTCACCCGACCTGTGCCGGGTCATCGAGGTGTGGAAACTCGAAAGTCAGGAGATACTGAACTGCCACGATTTCCGGTCGGGCGAATACTACAACCTGCCGGTATCGGAGGCCGAAGCAGTGGAGAAGGAGAATAAGGCCCGACGACAAGCGGCCCGGCAAGCGGGCATACCCGACGAGGCCGTCGCCCTCATCGAAACCGAATGGGGCGTCACACAAACCTGGCGCTATCGATTCTTCTCGCCGCTGGGCGACCTGCTGGACGAGGGCGATACCCCCTATTGGCACGGCGAACACCCCTATGTGTTCAAACTCTACCCGCTCATCGACGGCGAGGTTCACGCCTTTGTCGAGGACGTCATCGACCAGCAGCGATACATCAACCGGCTCATCACCATGATCGACTTTATCATGGGGTCGAGTGCCAAAGGGGTGCTGCTCTTCCCCGAGGACCAGATTCCCGACGGCATGACCATCGACGATATTGCCGACGAGTGGACCAAGTACAACGGCATCATTCTGTTCCGTCCCCGACCCGGGTCGCCCATGCCCCAGCAGATTGCCGTCAACGCCACCCAGGTGGGAGCCTACGAAATGCTCTCCCTGCAAATGCGACTGTTCGAGGACATCTCGGGGGTACACGGGGCCATGCAGGGGAAGGCTGCTCCGGCGGGGACTCCCTCCTCGCTCTACTCGCAGCAGATACAATACTCGTCGACCAACCTGCTCGACCTCTTCGAGTCGTTCAAGACCTTCCGCGAGGACCGCGACATCAAGATCATGAAGACAATCCAGCAGTTCTATACCGACTCGCGCTACCGCACCATCGCCGGGAACAGCTGCGGCAAAGATGCCTCGACCTACACGCCCGAAGAGGTGCGCAACACCGAGTTCGACCTCTCCATTGCCGAGACGCTGTCGACACCGGCCCTGCGTATGGCCTCGAACGAATTTCTCATGGAGCTGTTCCGCGGCGGGAAGATTTCGCTCGAAATGTTGCTGCAAAACGGGGCCTTCCCCTTTGCCGACAAATTGCTGCAATCGCTCAAACAGAGCCAGACGGAACAAATGCAGGCACAGGCACAGGCGGCTCAACCTCAAAGCAGGCCGGCGACAAACGCCCCGCAAGGATAACAGCCCGGAAACGAACCGGCTAAATAACACAATAACACAGCGGCAGAGCCCCGATACCCGGGGCCCTGCCGCCTTTTTTTACCAACTCAACCGTGAAGCGCTACTTTTGCGACACATAGCTCTTCATGTGGGCAATGTCGTCCAGATAGTCCTGCAAATCCTGCTCGTGGTCCTCCTCCTCGGCCAGGATATGTTTAGCCATATCGCTGGTGGTGAAATCCTTGCCATCGGTCAAGGCAGCAATCTTCTGGTAACGGAGAATCGCACAACGTTCGGAGGCCACATTCTGACGCAGCAACGTCACCACATCGGTATCGGTAGGGGCCGTATAGGGGCACTGGGCCTGTTCGAACCACTGCTTGGGGTCGAGTACCGGCATACCTTCAAGCTCGACAATGCGGTCGGCCAACAGTTTGGCATGCTCGAACTCTTCCAGGGCATGCTCCTCAAACTCGCGCTGCACATCGCTGCGCATTGCACCTTTTACCACCAGGGCACCTACCCAATATTGATAAAATGCCAACCACTCTTCCGACAAGGCGGCATTCAACTCGGCGAGCACCTCGACCACATCGATTTTTCCTTTCAAAATAGCGACACTTTCTTTTGCCATAGTTCTCTTTTTTAGAATTAAAACTGCCCCTATAACAACCGGCTGCTCCCGTTGGTTCATACCCGAATGCACCATATTGCACGAACCCGGCCGACATCTTAACCTGCAAAAAAACAAAAGCCGCCTCGCATCAGCGAAGCGGCCTTATTCTTATGCTTTACCTTATATCGATCGGTTACAGCAGGCTCCAAGCCACGGTCAATCCGGCCATAACGATGGCAACCATGCTCATCAGCTTAATCAGGATATTCAGGCTCGGGCCCGACGTATCCTTGAAGGGGTCGCCCACGGTATCGCCCACAACGGTGGCCTTGTGCACCTCGCTGTGCTTGCCGCCGAAGTTACCCTCCTCGACATATTTCTTGGCGTTGTCCCAAGCACCGCCGGCATTGGCCATGAAGATAGCCAGCACGAATCCGGCGCTCAGTCCGCCGATAAGCAGACCAACCACACCCGACACACCGAATATCAGGCCTGTCACGATGGGAGCAACGATGGCCAGCAGCGACGGAACGACCATTTCGCGCTGGGCTCCCTGGGTCGAGATAGCCACGCAACGTTCGTAGTCGGGCTCAGCCTCGCCGGTGAGGATACCTTTGATTTCGCGGAACTGGCGACGCACCTCCTCGACCATGTGAGCGGCGGCACGTCCCACGGCATTCATCGTCAAACCGCAGAAGAGGAAGGCCATCATCGAGCCGATGAACATACCCGAGAGTACCTTGGGATTCATAAGCGTAATATCGTAGTAGCGCATGAAATCGGTAAACGAAGCCTCACTGATCATCACGGTAGTACCGTCGGCAAATTCGAGTACCGTCTCGCCGATACGAGTCAGACCGATACGAATCTCTTCCATATACGAGGCCAGCAGGGCCAGACCGGTAAGAGCGGCCGAACCGATAGCAAAACCTTTACCCGTAGCAGCTGTCGTGTTACCCAGCGAATCGAGGGCATCGGTTCTCTTGCGCACCTCCTCGCCCAAGCCGCTCATCTCGGCATTACCACCGGCATTGTCGGCAATAGGTCCGTAGGCATCGGTGGCCAGCGTGATGCCCAGGGTCGAGAGCATACCCACGGCAGCGATACCGATACCGTAGAGCCCGAGAGTGACGTTGCCCAAATCGAATCCCGATGCGAACAGGTAGGAGAGAATGATACCGGCTACTACCGCAATCACGGGGACTGCCGTCGAAATCATACCCAGACCGATACCCGAGATGATAACCGTAGCCGGACCCGTCTTACCACTCTCCGACAGCCGTTGGGTGGGACGATAGGATTGCGAGGTATAATACTCGGTACTGCGACCGATAATGATACCGACCAACAGACCTACCACCACCGAGCCGCCTATGAGGGCCCAATTCTGAATCTGCAAGGCCCACAGAATCACGAAGGTGGCTATGACAATCAGTACCGAACTGAGGTTGGTACCGAACGAAAGCGATTTCAACAGGTCTTTCATCTTGGCATCTTCGCGCGTACGCACCGAGAAGATACCGATAATCGAGAGCAGAATACCCACGGCGGCAATCAACATGGGGGCAATCACCGCCTTCATCTGCATCTCGGTCTCGCCGATACCCATAAAGGCTGCGGCACCCAGCGCCGAAGTAGCCAGAATCGAACCGCAATACGACTCGTACAAGTCGGCACCCATACCGGCCACATCGCCCACGTTGTCGCCCACGTTATCGGCAATCGTTGCCGGGTTGCGGGGATCGTCCTCGGGAATACCGGCCTCAACCTTACCCACGAGGTCGGCACCCACGTCGGCAGCCTTGGTGTAGATACCACCGCCCACACGGGCAAAGAGCGCCTGCGTCGAAGCACCCATGCCGAAGGTAAGCATCGTGGTCGTAATCACACAGAGTTTATGGGCCGGATTCAGCGCCTCGTCCGGAATCACGGCATTGAGCAGCAGATACCAGAACGAGATGTCGAGCAGACCCAGACCTACCACCACGAGTCCCATCACCGCACCGCTCCGGAAGGCGATGCGCAAACCGCTATTCAACGAGGTGCGGGCGGCATTGGCCGTACGGGCCGACGCATAGGTGGCCGTCTTCATACCCAGATAGCCCGACAGACCCGAGAAGAAACCTCCCGTAAGGAACGCAATGGGGACCCACTTGTTTTGAACCCCGAAACCAAACGCCATAATCGAGAACAAAGCCACGAGAACCAGAAAAACGATTCCCACAATCTTGTACTGTTGACGCAGATAAGACATCGCCCCCTTGCGCACATGGAGTGCGATTTTCTTCATCTGAGGGGTTCCCTCATCGGTTTTCATCATCTGCTTATAAAAATACCAAGCAAAGAGAAGTGCCAGTACCGAGGAGATCGGCACAAGCCAGAATAATGCATTTGTCATAGCAAAAAATTCAAATTAAGTTAACATTCAAAGATGAGGTTAAAGGTAAGGCGGATTGTATAAACAGCCAAATCTTTTTTTCTAATTTTTATTTTTTTTATCGGTTCAAACATTCTGCCGAAAGCGCAAGCGGCATGCACCTCTGAGGCAAATATTTTCGGGATATTTCTTGGATATTACGATTTTAAAAAATATATTTGTTGAGGTTTCCTTTTTATCCTTGCCTCATATATGGAAAATTGTTCTAAGTTCAACTCATTGGGAGGGTTCCCCGATTTGGAATCTTTCAAAGACGAATCGGGAAAATATGGCTACCGCGAGAAACTCTCGGGAAAGGTATTCATAGCTCCCCAGTTCGATGCCGCCCACCCGTTTCGCGAGGGGGTAGCGGTGGTGATGATCGACCACAAGTACGGCTTCATCGACCGGCATGGGCTGGCCGTGGTCAAGCTCGACTATGACTGGGCCAACTCATTTCACAACGGACTGGCAATGGTAGAACGGAACGGACGTTATGGCTACATCAATCAGGAAGGCAAGGAGATTGTACCCATCATCTACGAACACATCGCCGAATTTCATGAAGGCCTCGCACCGGTAAAGCTGCACGAAAAGTGGGGATTTATCACCCGCTCGGGCAATGCGGTAATCCAACCGCGGTATGACGACACGTGGGGATTCCGCGAATCGCTGGCGGCCGTGCGGGTAGACGAGAAATGGGGTTTTATCGACAAAACCGGGCACCTGCTTATCCCCCTGATATACGACTATGCCTGGAACTTTAAAGAAGATCTCGCCGCTGTCAAACAAGACGGGAAGTGGGGTTTTATCGACAAAGCGGGACAAGTGGCCCTGCCCTTCCTGTACGACGAAGCCGACTCGTTCGACAAAGGCCTGGCCGATGTTAAACTCGATACCCTGTGGGGCGTCATCGACAAAACCGGCACATGGCAGAAAAACGAAGAGATCTGACCAAGAGACACACTTCTACCATTCTTAAATAAGCCAAGGACCTATCACCTTCCTCCTCCTTCATTTCGATAGGTCCTTTTTCTATATCCCGTCCCGATGGGTAAAACCGGGCCCGAGAACCGCCCGTTCTCCCTGACCCCCTCGCCTGCATGCACACCGGCTGCATCCCCCCCTACATTTTTCAATCCTGCCACAATAATCGGCCCTGGCCGACAGATATTTGCGACAAATATCAGCAACCTCTAAAAACGCAGGATTATATGCTAAATCTACTTTCAACCGCAATCCCTTTGCTGGGGAGCTACCTATCTTCTCAAAAGCAGAAGCAACAGGCACAAGAAGCCTGGCAGGAACAGCAACAGCAATATGAACAGGAGTTATCGCAGCTCGACAGCCTCTTCAACCGCACCTATTACAGCAACATGCTCGACCGATCCGATGTGAGAAGTCTGCTCGGCAATCTGCGCGACCAAATGACCGAAACGACCCAAAACCTCAAAAACCAGGCCAGCATCACCGGAGCCACCCCCGAGGCGGTCACCGCTGCACAGAAAGCACAGAATCAGGCTTATGGTCGAGCGGTAAGCCAGGTGGCCGGCTATGCAACCACCTGGAAAGAGAATGCCCTGCAAAACTACCTCACGGCCCGCAAGGCGCTCGAAGCCTATTACCAGCCCGTCAAGTCGAACTACATGAGCAATATCCTCGGGAAGTCGGGCTTCAATGCGAGCGGCTCGCCCCTCACCCTCTTGAAAAATATGTTCAACTAAAAAACAATCACTTTACAATGGCACATCACACCGCAGCAACCGGGGATTCGTCCCCCACCTCGTCGCAGCAACTGACAGACTATCTGAACGAGGGATACAGCTTCTTGAAAGCCTGTCAACTATATCGCAACAAACTCAGAAGGGACCGGGGAGAGGATTCCGATACGGTTCAGGCACACCAGCACATCGAAGCCTTGAAAGAGCTGCTGCACCTGTTGCAGCAACCCGACGACGGCATCGATGCCAGCCTCGTCGAAGTGTGGCTCCCCAAATCCTACACCGAGAAGGAGCGACGGTATCGCAACTACCTCCTGTGGCATGCCTTCTCCACCGAGCGCGACCGTCGGGAACATGCCTGCCCGGCTCTCAGCGAGAGAGCTCTGTTGAGAGCCCTCCACGCCGGGCGCAATGAGTTTGAATGCAAACATCATCTGTTCAACCTCTTGGTATCGGCAGGATTTCCCAAAAAGCAGGCATGCCTGCTGGCCAAATACTTAGGTAATCGAATTTCAAACTAATCTCTATCCATCGACATCATGAACAATTTGAAAACATACGCCTCAAACGGAGGGAACGGTATATATGGCTGGGACCTCGTCAACCCCTACCTGCAAGAGCTATACCGGCAACAAGAGAACGACGATGACGCACCGGAGACTCCGCCCTACATCGCCCCCCTGCCGGGTGAGAAAACACCGCCAATGCCTTTCGAAGGAACACCCGAAAGGGAGACTCCTATCCCGCTGAAACCCGATTATCCGGTCAATCCCGGACCGGAACAGCCGGCCGAAGATCCCCGCAAGCTGCATTCCTTGACCGAGGGGTTGAACCTGGCCGGCAAACGAATCTGGAACGACTTGAAATATGCCCGGGGATACATACAGGACAAATTCTCCGACGACGAGATGGACGAAGCGGCTCAAAGCGCACTGGAAAATCTGCCCTCGTATGAAAGCAGTTCCGAGACTCAGCTGCAACAAAAGGCCGACTCTCTCGAAAACGAGATCGAACGCCAACCGGGCCAGCAACCGCGTATTGAATTGAAAGGGCTCGAAGAATACCGCCGTCTGAGAGACGAGGATATTCCCCGCAACGAGATTGCCCGGCAACTCGCCGAGACGGCCCGTTGGGGCAACGACGGCCGACGCATCATGGAAGAGGCCCGGGCTACCGACAAAGCCTTCCCCGAAACCGAGGGGTGGGCCTCCGTAGGCGAGTTTGCCGCCGATATTGCCCGCATGGGAATACCCGTTGCCATAGGAGCCATGTCGGCCCCGGCCGGTATAGCGGCCGGAGGCCTCAGCGTGGGGTCGGCCGCCACCGAGAGTTTCTCACAAGCCCAGATGGAGCTCGACAATTTTGAAGAGGAAACCGGGCAAAAGTTGTCCACCGGCCAGCGGGCGGCCTATACCGCCCTGAGCGTGGGCGCCGACTTCCTTTTCGATGCCCTATTACAGAGCCGGTTCTTCAAAAACCTGGGAGCCGGAGCCAAGGCCCGGGCCTCGAACTACTTCAAAAAAACGATTCTCAACAACAAATCGACCCGAGCCGAAATGGACAAACTGATGAAGAATCTGAAAAAGACCGACCGCAAAGGGGTCTTGACCGGTGCCTTCAACGACGCGGCGGTAAGCGGAGCCGCCGGGGGTCTCAGCTCGGCAACCCACGACATAGCCCAGGCCATATATGTCAACCCCGACGAGTATCCTACCCTCAGTTCGGTCCTGCTCAACGCCTCGGTCGACATGGTCACCGGCGGAATCGCCGGCGGATTGGCCGGCGGCATAAGCCGATCGGCCAATCTGAGGAAGAAGAATATCCGGCGAAAGAATCAGGACAAGATAGCAGTCATCAACTTCGATGGAGAAATCTTGGAGGTAATCGACTACGACCCCAGGAACCAGACCGCTACCGTGATACTGCCTTTCCAGAGGGAACCCATCGAGATCCCCGACATCGAGCCCGACATGATTCATTCGGTGTCGGTAAACGATTACAATCAGAATCGGCAACTGACCAAAGAGTTGAACGAGCCCGACCTGTTTGCTCCGGTTGTTCCCGACGCCGACAAGGACCAGGCGTGGGCTCAAATGTCATCGCGAGGAAAATACCTCATGGCCAAAGACCTGGCCGAACGAATGGGTATCGACAATGTGCTGATTTACGAACGCGAGTCGGACCTCCCGCCCAGACTCCTGGCTCAAAAAAAGGGCGAGGGAACAATCCGGGGATTCCAAACGTCATACGGCCCGATAGGTATCGTACTCGAAAACGAGCCCTCCTACGAAAGCCTGCAACACACCTTGCTGCACGAAGCCGTAGGCCACCGGGGATTCGATGCACTCTTCCGGATACCCGAGCTCAAAAACGAGTTCTTCCTGAATGTCTACAAATCCATGCCGAAAGAGTTCAAGACTCCGAGGGCATCATGGTTTGAACAGCAACTCGAAGCCCAGGAGTATTTGGCCTACATGGCCGGACAGGGAGTACGCTCCTCGGCCTGGGACATGATTGCAGGAGAACTGCGAGGCATGCTCCGAATGTTCTACCCGGGGTTGCGCTTCTCCAATGCCGAACTGCGCCAACTCATCGTGCGCTCGCGCAACGCATTGAAGCGCGACGACTCTTTACTCGAAATGAGACAGAAACTGATGAACCGGGAAAGTCTGTCGCCTGAGAGATCCGGTACCCCCATGACCGAAGCCGAAGAAGAGACCTACCGCCTTTTGTGGGAAAACGACCCGCAATGGCGTCGATACAAACGGTTCTACGACGAGGTGTACGGCCCCGACGAGGGTTCCCTCCCCCCCGACTCGCCTACCCCTCCCGCGAACGGTTCCGGCAACGACAACCCTGAATAGAAAATTGGCCCCGCCAGACCTTGATGTCTGACGGGGCCAATCGTTATCTAAACCAAATTTACCATACTTTATCCATAACAAATCTCGCCCTTCTCGTTGCGATACTCGTCGAAGCTCTTGTTATACTGGGTCATGGCCCGCAGGCTCATGCCCATACTCGAGAACCCACCATCGTGATACAGGTTCTGCATGGTCACCTTGCGAGTCAGGTCCGAGAACATCACGATGCAGTAATCGGCACACTCGTCGGCATTGGCATTACCCAGGGGCGACATGCGGTTGGCAAAGTCCATGAGCGACTCCATGCCCTTGACACCGCTACCGGCAGTCGTCATCGTGGGCGATTGCGAAATCGTGTTGATGCGCACATTCTTCTCGCGGCCGTAGATATAACCGAAGCTACGGGCTATCGACTCCAACAAAGCCTTGGCATCGGCCATATCGTTATAGCCGAAGAGCGTGCGCTGAGCAGCCACATACGACAGGGCCAGAATCGAACCATACTCGTTAATGGCGTCCATCTTCTTGGCCACCTGAATCATCTTGTGAAACGAAATGGCCGAGATGTCCAGGGTCTT
It contains:
- a CDS encoding WG repeat-containing protein; this translates as MENCSKFNSLGGFPDLESFKDESGKYGYREKLSGKVFIAPQFDAAHPFREGVAVVMIDHKYGFIDRHGLAVVKLDYDWANSFHNGLAMVERNGRYGYINQEGKEIVPIIYEHIAEFHEGLAPVKLHEKWGFITRSGNAVIQPRYDDTWGFRESLAAVRVDEKWGFIDKTGHLLIPLIYDYAWNFKEDLAAVKQDGKWGFIDKAGQVALPFLYDEADSFDKGLADVKLDTLWGVIDKTGTWQKNEEI
- a CDS encoding enoyl-ACP reductase FabI yields the protein MSYNLLKGKRGVIFGALNEMSIAWKVAERAVEEGAVITLSNTPMAVRMGEITALGEKLNAEIIPADATSVEDLEKVFARSMEVLGGKIDFVLHSIGMSPNVRKKRPYDDLDYDMLSKTLDISAISFHKMIQVAKKMDAINEYGSILALSYVAAQRTLFGYNDMADAKALLESIARSFGYIYGREKNVRINTISQSPTMTTAGSGVKGMESLMDFANRMSPLGNANADECADYCIVMFSDLTRKVTMQNLYHDGGFSSMGMSLRAMTQYNKSFDEYRNEKGEICYG